The following coding sequences are from one Primulina eburnea isolate SZY01 chromosome 15, ASM2296580v1, whole genome shotgun sequence window:
- the LOC140814107 gene encoding kinesin-like protein KIN-UB, with product MATGGGHRNGAHKAPNLRNSSSFKSKLPPSNVRRSSPATLGGGAPSGRVRVAVRLRPKNAEELEADADFADCIELQPELKRLKLRKNNWDSDTFEFDEVFTEFASQKRVYEVVAKPVVESVLDGYNGTVMAYGQTGTGKTYTLGRLGDEDTSARGIMVRSMEDLLANISPETDSISVSYLQIYMETIQDLLNPANDNISIVEDQKTGDVSLPGATVMVISNQLNFMELLRLGEDHRFAANTKLNTESSRSHALLMVHVKRSISDGDNDFSPENRSNLIGNLRPPMLRRSKLIVVDLAGSERIHKSGSEGHMLEEAKSINLSLSALGKCINALAENSSHVPVRDSKLTRLLKDSFGGTSRTSLIVTVGPSPRHRGETSSTILFGQRAMKVENMLKIKEEFDYKSLSKRLEMEIDKLIAENERQQKVYENETERIRLEAQKRVAEAERNYVEVLEEEKMKCQMHYMESIKMLEEKWAVNQQKQSINGENHTGANNEEVAELKSLLQNENRLLKTAEEEIQNLKNQLLKFSKVELVGNTDASSFQQVLEVECRKKKKLEEEVRLLRSQSAQMTIEANQPRGSLNRGNSANPLLGLNSLSPLNHLRSRDGSDGERASITNLHEQVGLQKILSLLESDDASVRIHAVKVVANLAAEEANQEKIVEAGGLTSLLMLLRSYEDETVRRIAAGAIANLAMNEANQELIMAQAGISLLAMTATDAEDSQTLRMVAGAIANLCGNDKLQTKLRSEGGIKALLAMVRCRHPDVLSQVARGIANFAKCESRASTQGTRTGRSLLIEDGALPWIVQNANNEVSLIRRHVELALCHLAQHEVNAKDMISGGALWELVRISRDCSREDIRALARRTLASSSTFQSEMRRLRIEV from the exons GAAGAGTGCGGGTAGCCGTAAGATTGAGGCCTAAAAATGCTGAGGAATTGGAAGCTGATGCAGATTTTGCTGATTGCATAGAGTTGCAACCTGAG CTTAAAAGATTGAAACTTAGGAAAAACAATTGGGATTCAGATACCTTTGAATTTGATGAGGTTTTCACTGAATTTGCATCACAGAAACGAGTCTACGAAGTTGTTGCTAAACCTGTTGTCGAG AGCGTTTTGGATGGTTACAATGGGACTGTGATGGCTTATGGTCAGACTGGCACGGGTAAAACTTATACACTTGGACGACTGGGTGACGAAGATACCTCAGCTCGGGGTATAATGGTTCGATCTATGGAGGATTTATTGGCAAATATCTCTCCGGAGACtgattctatctcagtctcataCTTGCAG ATTTATATGGAGACCATTCAGGATCTACTAAATCCAGCAAATGATAATATTTCTATTGTTGAGGACCAAAAAACTGGGGATGTTTCTTTGCCTGGAGCAACTGTCATGGTGATCAGCAACCAGCTAAATTTTATGGAACTATTACGGTTGGGTGAAGACCATAGGTTTGCTGCCAATACTAAATTGAACACTGAATCTTCCCGTAGTCATGCCCTTCTCATG GTCCATGTGAAGAGATCTATATCGGACGGGGACAATGATTTTTCTCCGGAAAATCGCTCCAATTTGATTGGTAATTTGAGGCCACCAATGCTACGAAGAAGCAAACTAATTGTCGTGGATCTTGCTGGTTCTGAACGTATTCACAAATCAG GAAGCGAGGGACACATGTTGGAAGAAGCGAAATCTATAAATCTTTCACTTAGTGCTTTAGGGAAATGTATAAATGCCCTGGCAGAAAATAGTTCTCATGTCCCAGTTCGGGATTCAAAACTTACGAGGCTGCTTAAAGATTCATTTGGAG GCACATCAAGAACTTCATTAATTGTCACAGTCGGCCCATCTCCACGTCATCGAGGAGAAACTTCAAGCACCATATTATTTGGACAAAGG GCAATGAAGGTGGAAAATATGCTGAAAATCAAGGAGGAATTCGACTACAAGAGTTTGTCCAAAAGACTAGAGATGGAAATTGATAAACTCATTGCTGAAAATGAAAGACAACAAAAAGTTTATGAAAATGAAACCGAGAGAATCAGGTTAGAAGCACAGAAACGTGTTGCGGAGGCGGAAAGGAATTATGTGGAAGTTCTAGAG GAGGAGAAAATGAAATGCCAGATGCATTATATGGAGTCAATTAAGATGCTTGAGGAAAAGTGGGCTGTCAATCAACAAAAGCAAAGCATCAATGGAGAG AATCACACAGGTGCTAATAACGAAGAAGTTGCTGAGCTAAAATCCTTGCTGCAAAATGAAAATCGGCTCCTTAAGACAGCTGAAGAGGAAATtcagaatttaaaaaatcaactactgaaATTTTCTAAGGTGGAG TTGGTGGGAAACACAGATGCTTCAAGTTTTCAGCAAGTACTGGAAGTGGAGTGCCGTAAGAAAAAGAAACTGGAAGAAGAAGTGAGACTTTTACGAAGTCAATCGGCACAGATGACCATCGAGGCTAATCAG CCTAGAGGCTCTCTCAACAGAGGAAACTCTGCAAACCCTCTTCTTGGTTTAAATTCTCTTTCTCCACTTAATCATCTGCGTTCTAGAGATGGTAGTGATGGAGAAAGGGCATCAATTACAAACCTTCATGAACAAG TTGGATTGCAAAAGATATTGTCATTGCTTGAGTCGGACGATGCAAGTGTCCGGATTCATGCTGTCAAAGTAGTGGCCAATTTAGCCGCCGAAG AAGCAAACCAAGAAAAGATAGTTGAAGCTGGTGGTCTCACTTCATTGTTGATGCTCCTTAGAAGCTACGAGGATGAAACTGTTCGTAGAATTGCTGCTGGTGCTATTGCTAACCTGGCTATGAATG AGGCTAATCAGGAACTCATAATGGCCCAAGCCGGAATCTCTTTGTTAGCGATGACAGCCACCGATGCCGAAGATTCACAGACCTTGAGAATGGTTGCTGGAGCCATAGCTAATTTATGCGGCAATG ATAAACTACAAACGAAGCTGAGGTCCGAAGGTGGGATAAAAGCTCTATTAGCAATGGTCAGATGTAGGCATCCGGATGTACTCTCTCAAGTTGCCCGTGGTATCGCTAATTTTGCAAAATGTGAATCGAGAGCTTCTACACAGG GAACAAGAACCGGACGTTCTTTACTAATAGAGGATGGAGCATTGCCTTGGATTGTACAGAATGCAAACAATGAAGTGTCACTGATAAGACGCCACGTTGAACTGGCGCTGTGCCACTTGGCACAACACG AGGTTAATGCAAAAGACATGATCAGTGGAGGAGCCCTTTGGGAGCTTGTTCGAATTTCACGTGACTGTTCTCGGGAGGACATTCGGGCTCTGGCTCGTCGAACTTTGGCATCAAGTTCCACATTCCAATCTGAAATGCGTCGCTTACGGATCGAGGTGTAA